AAAGCACGGGGTTGTCAGTCGTCGGCCGGTGCGGTGTCGGTGACGCCGGGACGTTCGACGTCCCGATCGGTCTCCTCGCCGTCGATGTCGTACGGGTACTCGCCGGTGACACAGCCGAGACACAGATCCGCCCGGGACGACGAGAGGGCCTCGGCGACGGCGTCGATCGAGAGGTACGACAGCGAGTCCGCGCCGATCTCGTCGCGGATCTCCTCGACCGACTGATGGGCGGCGATGAGTTCCTCGCGGGTGGCCATGTCGATCCCCATGTAACAGGGGGCGACGATTGGCGGCGCACCGATCCGGACGTGGACCTCCTCGGCACCGGCGTCGCGGAGGAGGCTCACCAGTTGGCGCGAGGTCGTGCCGCGGACGATGCTGTCGTCGATGATCGTGACCGAGCGTCCCTCGATGGTGCTCCGGATGGGGTTCAGTTTCAGGCGGACGGCGCGCTCGCGTTCGTCCTGCGTGGGCATGATGAACGTCCGCCCGACGTAGCGGTTCTTCATCAGCCCCTCGGCGAATTCGACATCGGCGCCGTCGTCCGCCGCGGCCTCGGCGTAGCCGGAGGCGAACGCCCGCCCGGAGTCGGGGACGGGCATCACGACGTCCGAGTCGACGCCGCTTTCGTCCCAGAGCTTTCTCCCCAGGGCGCGCCGGGCCTGGTAGACGAGCGTGCCGTCGATGCGCGAGTCGGGACGGGCGAAGTAGACGTGCTCGAAGAAACAGCGGGCGGTGTTCTCCCGTGTGACCAGCTGGTACGAGTCGAAGCCCGACCCGTCGCGTTCGAGGACGACGAGTTCGCCGGGCCGGACGTCACGGACGAGGTCGCCACCCAGGGTGTCGATCGCCGCGCTCTCGCTGGCGAGGACGTAGCCGTCTTCGAGTTCGCCGATACAGAGCGGCCGGTTCCCCTCGGGGTCTCTGACCCCCAAGACCGTGTCGTCGTGCATGATCGTGAGCGAGTACGAGCCGTGGATCCGGTCCATCGTTC
This Salinigranum marinum DNA region includes the following protein-coding sequences:
- the purF gene encoding amidophosphoribosyltransferase, giving the protein MAHGRDPLPDGPTEKCGVVGLSLADRAAARPLYYSLYALQHRGQESAGIVTHDGFQQHSHVDMGLVGDAFSESDLAGLNGTTGIGHVRYPTAGSVDKSCAQPFTVSFKSGSLALSHNGNLVNAGEIRDGLAERGHAFTSDGDTEVIAHDLARNLLEADLVRAVKRTMDRIHGSYSLTIMHDDTVLGVRDPEGNRPLCIGELEDGYVLASESAAIDTLGGDLVRDVRPGELVVLERDGSGFDSYQLVTRENTARCFFEHVYFARPDSRIDGTLVYQARRALGRKLWDESGVDSDVVMPVPDSGRAFASGYAEAAADDGADVEFAEGLMKNRYVGRTFIMPTQDERERAVRLKLNPIRSTIEGRSVTIIDDSIVRGTTSRQLVSLLRDAGAEEVHVRIGAPPIVAPCYMGIDMATREELIAAHQSVEEIRDEIGADSLSYLSIDAVAEALSSSRADLCLGCVTGEYPYDIDGEETDRDVERPGVTDTAPADD